From a single Porites lutea chromosome 10, jaPorLute2.1, whole genome shotgun sequence genomic region:
- the LOC140951239 gene encoding scavenger receptor cysteine-rich domain-containing protein DMBT1-like: protein MSDVRCTGNERSLTECRHNGWGKQNCEHSEDVGVVCASVRLVGWGNVTSQGRVEVFFKGTWGGVCGTNWDIKDATVVCRQLGFKGALAAITSTGFPSKKLIYDVHCVGNETSLTNCDHKESKSSQDCINRAACVMCISDPEKGLPTYSPKAETKALKGSKKVHIPVRPITVTEIVLGVLLFVSLVGTGIVSWRLWHHLYGKKENTRKNKREDIEMVEDNNAANISRSEGETSFHTGICSLENRYQGLQRTNIYNENRNHYVSQKEKKEHEDYEEIGQASREVYASVYSQLETNLYQSLP, encoded by the exons ATGAGTGACGTAAGGTGTACTGGTAATGAAAGATCATTGACAGAGTGTCGTCACAACGGCtggggaaaacaaaactgtgaacacAGTGAAGATGTAGGTGTAGTTTGCGCCTCAG ttAGATTGGTTGGTTGGGGTAATGTTACATCTCAAGGCCGAGTTGAAGTGTTCTTCAAAGGAACCTGGGGAGGCGTTTGCGGTACCAACTGGGATATAAAGGACGCCACCGTGGTCTGCCGTCAGCTCGGGTTTAAAGGAGCTTTGGCAGCAATTACATCTACGGGTTTCCCTTCAAAAAAATTGATCTATGACGTTCATTGTGTTGGAAATGAGACATCACTGACAAATTGTGACCACAAGGAGTCGAAAAGCTCCCAGGACTGTATAAACAGAGCAGCTTGTGTGATGTGCATTTCAG atcCTGAAAAAGGCCTGCCCACTTATTCACCAAAAGCGGAAACAAAAGCGTTAAAAG GTAGCAAAAAGGTACATATTCCTGTCCGTCCAATCACTGTCACGGAGATTGTCTTGGGCGTTTTACTTTTTGTATCACTCGTGGGCACGGGGATTGTGAGTTGGAGGCTCTGGCATCACttatatggaaaaaaagaaaataccagGAAAAATAAACGGGAGGATATTGAGATGGTTGAAGACAACAATGCTGCTAATATTTCAAGATCAGAAGGCGAGACATCTTTCCACACTGGTATTTGTTCCTTGGAAAATCGTTATCAAGGGCTACAGCGCACGAACATCTATAATGAGAATAGAAATCATTATGTGagccaaaaagagaaaaaggagcATGAAGATTATGAGGAGATAGGACAG GCCTCTCGTGAAGTTTATGCATCGGTTTATTCTCAACTGGAAACAAACCTGTACCAGTCCCTACCATAG
- the LOC140949705 gene encoding scavenger receptor cysteine-rich domain-containing protein DMBT1-like produces MGDRLRTTSRAMLRSNKTRDNIIFSIILLLFSGFLFRHVEGGNDVVRLVNGGSISGGRVEVFHNGTWGTVCDDYWDLNDAKVVCHQRGYGRAIKAYISAAFGPGDGTIWMDDINCTGSERSLTECSHNGWGIENCDHSEDAGVLCSNVRLVDGTDSILQGRVEVFYNGSWGTVCDDSWDLTDASVVCRELGYGRAVKASVSATFGQGNGTIWMGDVRCTGNEKSLTECHQSGWGKQNCEHSKDAGVVCAPLGKVTTFSDRFRYNDRENYRLSHKFILGVQKFSGIRLYYTVARRYEISLRPLIKKPRKRQYLTKSNLCIAEFLFISDIRLVNGGYSISHAQGRVEVFYNGIWGTVCDDSWDLNDAKVVCRQLGFGRAIKAYISAAFGPGDGKIWMDDARCTGSERSLTECSHSGWGVEDCDHGEDAGVLCSNVRLVDGTDSILQGRVEVFYNETWGTVCDDSWNLIDASVVCRELGYGPAVKTFVSATSGRGNG; encoded by the exons ATGGGTGATCGGCTAAGGACAACCTCAAGAGCGATGCTAAGGAGCAACAAAACTCGCGATAACATCATCTTTTCGATCATTTTACTTCTGTTTTCAG GTTTTCTGTTTCGTCATGTTGAAGGGGGAAACGATG TCGTTCGTTTGGTCAATGGTGGATCCATCTCAGGAGGCCGTGTGGAAGTGTTTCACAATGGAACCTGGGGAACAGTGTGTGATGACTACTGGGACCTTAATGACGCCAAAGTAGTTTGTCACCAACGTGGATATGGAAGAGCTATAAAGGCGTACATATCCGCCGCTTTTGGACCTGGAGATGGAACAATATGGATGGATGACATAAATTGTACTGGTAGTGAGAGATCATTAACAGAGTGTTCTCACAACGGTTGGGGAATAGAAAACTGTGATCATAGTGAAGACGCAGGTGTCCTGTGCTCAA ACGTTCGTTTGGTCGATGGTACAGATTCTATCCTGCAAGGCCGAGTGGAGGTGTTTTACAATGGATCCTGGGGAACTGTGTGCGATGACTCGTGGGACCTTACAGACGCTAGCGTAGTTTGCAGGGAGCTTGGATATGGTCGAGCTGTAAAAGCATCCGTGTCTGCGACCTTTGGGCAAGGAAATGGAACAATATGGATGGGTGACGTAAGGTGTACTGGTAACGAAAAATCATTAACAGAGTGTCATCAGAGCGGCtggggaaaacaaaactgtgaacacAGTAAAGATGCAGGTGTAGTTTGCGCCCCCCTAGGTAAAGTAACAACGTTTTCTGACCGCTTTAGATACAATGATAGAGAGaattatcgtttgtctcacaaATTTATCTTGGGAGTTCAAAAATTCAGTGGGATTCGACTGTATTACAcggtcgcgcggagatacgaaatttctctta GGCCGCTTATTAAAAAGCCTCGAAAAAGACAGTATTTGACAAAAAGTAACTTGTGTATTGCCGAGTTCCTGTTTATTTCAGACATCCGTTTGGTCAATGGTGGATATTCCATATCGCATGCGCAAGGTCGAGTAGAAGTGTTTTACAATGGAATTTGGGGAACAGTGTGCGATGACAGCTGGGACCTTAATGACGCCAAAGTAGTTTGTCGCCAACTTGGATTTGGAAGAGCTATAAAGGCTTATATATCAGCTGCTTTTGGACCTGGAGATGGAAAGATATGGATGGATGACGCAAGATGTACTGGCAGTGAGAGATCATTAACAGAGTGTTCTCACAGTGGTTGGGGAGTAGAAGACTGTGATCATGGTGAAGACGCAGGTGTCCTGTGCTCAA ATGTTCGTTTGGTCGATGGTACAGATTCTATCCTGCAAGGCCGAGTAGAGGTGTTTTACAATGAAACCTGGGGAACAGTGTGTGATGACTCGTGGAACCTCATAGACGCCAGCGTAGTTTGCAGGGAGCTTGGATATGGTCCAGCTGTAAAAACATTCGTGTCTGCGACCTCTGGGCGAGGGAATGGA
- the LOC140950389 gene encoding uncharacterized protein — protein MLLVSEVLLLFQALNLLLVTSDHPEEWSSWSTCSKTCDEGIRMRHRTCEHCNTTLQTQSCKNQPCPDIQTQIIVIVVVTIVFISILTAVLVAIFFVKGTHSGKPRASSVDSTRRLRTVTLEKVPGGINVEHRGFLLQRLIESRGSLQTSKTTLKEYGESKL, from the exons ATGCTCTTAGTCAGTGAAGTTTTGCTGCTTTTTCAAGCTTTGAATTTATTGTTGGTAACTTCGGACCATCCAG AGGAATGGTCGAGTTGGAGCACTTGTTCTAAGACATGCGATGAAGGAATTAGAATGAGACACAGAACTTGTGAGCACTGTAACACAACTTTGCAAACACAAAGCTGCAAGAATCAACCATGTCCGG ATATTCAAACTCAGATTATTGTGATCGTCGTAGTCACAATTGTGTTCATCTCCATCTTAACAGCCGTTCTTGTGGCTATCTTTTTTGTCAAAGGAACACATTCCGGAAAACCGAGAGCCAG CTCTGTCGACTCAACTAGGAGACTACGAACCGTAACTCTCGAAAAGGTTCCAGGGGGAATCAACGTAGAACACAGAGGGTTTCTATTACAGCGCTTGATAGAGAGCAGAGGTTCACTTCAGACTAGTAAAACTACGTTGAAGGAGTATGGAGAATCTAAACTATGA